One Nocardioides luti DNA window includes the following coding sequences:
- a CDS encoding AEC family transporter produces the protein MAVQGVLEGFATIGVLIALGMLLAHVGIIDLAGQRTLSRLAFYVASPALLITVLEDTDVTEVFSRNLVATASAVVVTAGLYVLLARLVLHRDLADTVLGALCAAYVNAGNLGLPIAAYVLGDAAYVAPTLLMQLLVLQPLALMVMDSAVAERRLSLVTVLSRPLRTPLIVGSLFGLAVSVTGIDLPQPVHDPLALVGGMAVPAMLIAYGVFLRLGPRPGQGAAVGEIALITVLKLVVQPLTAYAVARFALGLEGHALLSVAVLSALPTAQNVFVHASRYERGLVLSRDVIFLTTLLSVPTVIAITAMLA, from the coding sequence GTGGCCGTGCAGGGGGTGCTGGAGGGGTTCGCGACGATCGGGGTCCTCATCGCCCTCGGGATGCTGCTCGCCCACGTCGGCATCATCGACCTCGCGGGCCAGCGGACCCTGTCCCGCCTGGCGTTCTACGTCGCCAGCCCGGCGCTGCTCATCACCGTCCTCGAGGACACCGACGTCACCGAGGTGTTCTCGCGCAACCTGGTCGCGACCGCCTCGGCGGTCGTCGTCACGGCCGGCCTCTACGTCCTGCTCGCGCGGCTCGTGCTGCACCGGGACCTGGCCGACACGGTCCTCGGCGCGCTGTGCGCGGCGTACGTCAACGCCGGCAACCTCGGGCTGCCCATCGCGGCCTACGTCCTCGGCGACGCGGCGTACGTCGCGCCCACGCTGCTCATGCAGCTGCTCGTCCTGCAGCCGCTGGCGCTGATGGTGATGGACTCGGCCGTCGCCGAGCGGCGGCTGTCCCTCGTGACGGTGCTGTCGCGGCCGCTGCGGACGCCGCTCATCGTGGGCTCGCTCTTCGGGCTCGCGGTGTCCGTGACGGGCATCGACCTGCCGCAGCCGGTGCACGACCCGCTCGCGCTCGTCGGCGGGATGGCGGTGCCGGCGATGCTGATCGCCTACGGCGTCTTCCTCCGGCTCGGGCCCCGCCCCGGCCAGGGCGCGGCGGTCGGTGAGATCGCGCTGATCACCGTGCTCAAGCTCGTGGTCCAGCCCCTCACGGCGTACGCCGTGGCGCGGTTCGCCCTGGGGCTCGAGGGTCACGCCCTGCTGTCGGTCGCGGTGCTCTCGGCACTGCCGACGGCGCAGAACGTCTTCGTGCACGCGTCGCGCTACGAGCGGGGCCTGGTGCTCTCGCGCGACGTCATCTTCCTGACCACGCTGCTCTCGGTGCCGACCGTCATCGCGATCACGGCGATGCTGGCCTGA
- a CDS encoding zf-HC2 domain-containing protein, whose translation MTCPHQHLDGAYVLGALAPAERQEFEQHLTTCADCSRAVRELAGLPGLLGHVDPAALDDTPAGGADADVPATLLPALVREVRRTGRRRRWAAAGLAAAATVLVVLGSLAAAGVLGGGDEPGPTAPPVATAARSMAQVEPGPVTATVSFTDVAWGTRLDLVCSYSRLLYASGAARPTAYALVVTTRDGRTEQVATWRALPGRTMTLEAATAARRSDITAVEVRTAAGEPVLRLAT comes from the coding sequence GTGACGTGTCCCCACCAGCACCTCGACGGCGCCTACGTGCTCGGCGCGCTCGCCCCGGCCGAGCGCCAGGAGTTCGAGCAGCACCTCACCACGTGCGCCGACTGCTCCCGCGCCGTGCGCGAGCTCGCGGGCCTGCCCGGACTCCTCGGGCACGTCGACCCGGCCGCCCTCGACGACACCCCGGCGGGCGGCGCCGACGCCGACGTCCCCGCGACGCTCCTGCCCGCCCTCGTCCGGGAGGTACGCCGCACGGGTCGCCGTCGGCGCTGGGCGGCTGCCGGGCTGGCCGCGGCCGCCACCGTGCTGGTGGTCCTCGGATCGCTGGCTGCAGCAGGGGTCCTGGGCGGCGGCGACGAGCCGGGCCCCACGGCGCCGCCGGTCGCCACCGCGGCCCGGTCGATGGCCCAGGTCGAGCCCGGCCCGGTCACCGCCACCGTGTCGTTCACCGACGTGGCGTGGGGGACGCGGCTGGATCTCGTGTGCTCCTACTCCCGGCTGCTCTACGCCAGCGGGGCAGCCCGCCCCACGGCGTACGCCCTGGTCGTGACGACGCGCGACGGCCGCACCGAGCAGGTCGCGACGTGGCGGGCGCTGCCCGGGCGGACGATGACGCTCGAGGCCGCGACCGCGGCCCGCCGCTCCGACATCACGGCCGTGGAGGTCCGCACCGCCGCCGGTGAGCCCGTGCTGCGCCTGGCCACCTGA
- a CDS encoding alcohol dehydrogenase catalytic domain-containing protein: MKAVTWHGKRDVRVEEVPDPTIQESTDAIIRITSSGLCGSDLHLYETLGPFMGQGDVLGHEPMGIVEEVGADTGDLAVGDRVVVPFQICCGHCWMCRQGLHTQCETTQVREQGTGAALFGFSKLYGEVPGAQAELLRVPQAQFMPIKVPVGPPDERFLFLSDVLPTAWQSVAYADTPQGGTLLVLGLGPIGDMACRIALHQGLRVIGVDLVPERLARVKGRGAEVIDLSAVDDVGEEVRSLTQGRGADAVIDAVGMEAHGSPVAELGQKLFNVLPKRLSAAIMDKAGLDRMNAIYTAIDAVRRGGTVSLIGVYGGQSDPMPMLTMFDKQLQLRMGQANVKRWVDDIMPLLTDDADPLGTEDFATHQVPLSDAPAAYESFQKKQDGTIKVVFKP; encoded by the coding sequence ATGAAGGCAGTCACCTGGCACGGCAAGCGCGACGTCCGCGTCGAGGAGGTCCCGGACCCCACGATCCAGGAGTCCACGGACGCGATCATCCGGATCACGTCCAGCGGGCTCTGCGGCTCGGACCTGCACCTCTACGAGACCCTCGGCCCGTTCATGGGGCAGGGCGACGTGCTCGGCCACGAGCCGATGGGCATCGTCGAGGAGGTCGGTGCCGACACCGGTGACCTCGCGGTCGGCGACCGCGTCGTCGTTCCCTTCCAGATCTGCTGCGGGCACTGCTGGATGTGCCGGCAGGGCCTGCACACCCAGTGCGAGACCACGCAGGTCCGGGAGCAGGGCACGGGCGCGGCCCTCTTCGGCTTCAGCAAGCTGTACGGCGAGGTGCCGGGTGCGCAGGCGGAGCTGCTGCGGGTGCCGCAGGCGCAGTTCATGCCGATCAAGGTCCCCGTGGGCCCGCCGGACGAGCGCTTCCTGTTCCTCTCCGACGTGCTCCCGACGGCCTGGCAGTCCGTGGCGTACGCCGACACCCCGCAGGGCGGCACCCTGCTGGTGCTCGGCCTCGGCCCGATCGGCGACATGGCCTGCCGGATCGCCCTGCACCAGGGGCTGCGCGTGATCGGCGTCGACCTGGTGCCCGAGCGACTCGCCCGGGTGAAGGGTCGCGGCGCCGAGGTCATCGACCTCTCGGCGGTCGACGACGTGGGCGAGGAGGTGCGCTCCCTCACGCAGGGGCGCGGCGCGGACGCCGTCATCGACGCGGTCGGCATGGAGGCGCACGGCTCCCCGGTCGCCGAGCTGGGCCAGAAGCTCTTCAACGTGCTGCCGAAGCGGCTCTCCGCGGCGATCATGGACAAGGCCGGCCTCGACCGGATGAACGCGATCTACACCGCCATCGACGCGGTGCGACGCGGTGGCACGGTCTCGCTGATCGGTGTCTACGGCGGCCAGAGCGACCCGATGCCGATGCTCACGATGTTCGACAAGCAGCTGCAGCTCCGGATGGGCCAGGCCAACGTCAAGCGCTGGGTCGACGACATCATGCCGCTGCTCACCGACGACGCCGACCCGCTCGGCACGGAGGACTTCGCGACGCACCAGGTGCCGCTGAGCGACGCGCCGGCGGCGTACGAGAGCTTCCAGAAGAAGCAGGACGGGACGATCAAGGTCGTCTTCAAGCCCTGA
- a CDS encoding DNA glycosylase AlkZ-like family protein, which yields MPVDQPVHRLSRRDARRIAVRAQQLARPRPGDLLETVRRLPVVQLDPTNAVAPSADLVLWSRLGASYDPQQLRDACDELSLVELDGMVRPAEDVRLHRGEMQRRRDGVDLEEWQEQRRGWVLDNNGCRRDILERLRADGPLPQKELPDTCVRPWRSSGWNDHRNVTMMLESLVQRGEVAVAGRRGRDKLFDLAERVYPDEEAVPVEEAARLLNERRLAALGIARAKGPSMPGEPSDVGAAGEPAVIEGVKGEWRVDPEQLGQPFAGRAALLSPLDRLLHDRRRMAEVFEFEYVLEMYKPAAQRRWGYYALPILYADRLVGKLDARAERDRGVLRVDAVHQDVPFTATVAAAVDREIDDLARWLGLELERA from the coding sequence ATGCCCGTCGACCAGCCCGTCCATCGGCTGTCCCGTCGGGACGCCCGCCGGATCGCGGTGCGGGCGCAGCAGCTGGCCCGGCCGCGGCCGGGCGACCTGCTCGAGACCGTGCGCCGGCTGCCCGTGGTGCAGCTCGACCCGACCAACGCGGTCGCCCCCAGCGCCGACCTGGTCCTGTGGAGCAGGCTCGGCGCGTCGTACGACCCCCAGCAGCTGCGCGACGCCTGCGACGAGCTCTCGCTGGTCGAGCTGGACGGCATGGTGCGCCCGGCCGAGGACGTGCGTCTGCACCGCGGCGAGATGCAGCGCCGCCGCGACGGCGTGGACCTCGAGGAGTGGCAGGAGCAGCGCCGCGGCTGGGTGCTGGACAACAACGGCTGCCGGCGCGACATCCTCGAGCGGCTGCGTGCCGACGGACCACTGCCGCAGAAGGAGCTGCCCGACACCTGCGTGCGCCCGTGGCGCTCCAGCGGGTGGAACGACCACCGCAACGTCACGATGATGCTGGAGAGCCTGGTCCAGCGGGGCGAGGTGGCGGTCGCCGGCCGCCGGGGCCGGGACAAGCTCTTCGACCTCGCCGAGCGGGTCTACCCCGACGAGGAGGCGGTGCCGGTGGAGGAGGCCGCCCGCCTGCTCAACGAGCGCCGGCTCGCGGCGCTCGGCATCGCGCGAGCCAAGGGCCCGTCGATGCCGGGGGAGCCCAGCGACGTCGGTGCGGCCGGCGAGCCCGCCGTCATCGAGGGTGTGAAGGGGGAGTGGCGCGTCGACCCGGAGCAGCTGGGCCAGCCGTTCGCGGGCCGGGCCGCCCTCCTCTCGCCGCTCGACCGGCTGCTCCACGACCGCCGGCGGATGGCCGAGGTCTTCGAGTTCGAGTACGTCCTCGAGATGTACAAGCCCGCCGCCCAGCGCCGCTGGGGCTACTACGCGCTCCCGATCCTGTACGCCGACCGCCTGGTCGGGAAGCTCGACGCCCGGGCGGAGCGGGACCGCGGCGTCCTGCGCGTCGACGCCGTCCACCAGGACGTGCCCTTCACCGCGACCGTGGCCGCGGCGGTCGACCGCGAGATCGACGACCTGGCCCGGTGGCTCGGCCTGGAGCTCGAGCGGGCCTGA
- a CDS encoding sigma-70 family RNA polymerase sigma factor gives MTGDQVTLMQQLHDEHAAALWGYCVRLTGHDRARAEDVAQETLLRAWRHAEVLDESHGSVRAWLFTVARNLVIDDWRSRRHQHELAVAEVPEPGDPVDRTDQLLLSWTVAEALSQLSAEHRAVLRECYYGGRSVAEAARRLGIPEGTVKSRTHYALRALRLALEEMGVGR, from the coding sequence GTGACCGGCGACCAGGTCACGCTGATGCAGCAGCTGCACGACGAGCACGCGGCTGCGCTCTGGGGCTACTGCGTCCGGCTGACCGGGCACGACCGCGCCCGCGCCGAGGACGTCGCGCAGGAGACGCTCCTGCGCGCCTGGCGCCACGCCGAGGTGCTGGACGAGTCGCACGGCTCGGTGCGGGCCTGGCTCTTCACGGTCGCGCGCAACCTGGTGATCGACGACTGGCGCAGCCGCCGCCACCAGCACGAGCTCGCGGTCGCGGAGGTCCCGGAGCCCGGCGACCCGGTCGACCGCACCGACCAGCTGCTGCTGTCGTGGACTGTGGCGGAGGCCCTCTCCCAGCTGTCCGCCGAGCACCGTGCGGTCCTGCGCGAGTGCTACTACGGTGGCCGCTCGGTGGCCGAGGCCGCACGACGGCTCGGGATCCCGGAGGGCACCGTGAAGTCACGGACGCACTACGCGCTGCGGGCCCTGCGGCTCGCGCTCGAGGAGATGGGGGTCGGCAGGTGA
- a CDS encoding SDR family oxidoreductase gives MTSPTPSPGASPSGTALVVGATGIAGRALSRLLVDEGWQVLGLSRRGTSDVDGVVPVLADLTDAASLHEALAAHRPTHVFVTAWARQATEAENIRVNAGMVRDVLEAVRPAGSVRHVALLTGLKHYLGPFEAYGQGEVPDTPFHEDEARLDHPNFYYAQEDELFAGAQRDGFTWSVHRAHTIIGYALGNAMNMGQTLAAQAAICRERGVPMVFPGSRTQWDGVTDMTDAGLLAEQLLWAATTPAAADTAFNVANGDVFRWRWLWPRLAARLGVEAEGYDAEPRPLAEQMVDAGPVWAALAERESLRERDLDRVASWWHTDGDLGREMECLTDLARSRAAGFTGYRSTLACFLDLFDRLEADGVVPAPPV, from the coding sequence ATGACCTCCCCCACCCCGTCCCCCGGTGCCAGCCCGTCCGGCACCGCCCTCGTCGTCGGCGCCACCGGGATCGCCGGGCGCGCCCTGAGCCGGCTGCTGGTGGACGAGGGCTGGCAGGTGCTCGGGCTCTCCCGGCGCGGCACCAGCGACGTCGACGGCGTCGTCCCCGTGCTCGCCGACCTCACCGACGCCGCCTCGCTGCACGAGGCCCTCGCCGCGCACCGTCCGACGCACGTCTTCGTCACCGCCTGGGCGCGGCAGGCCACCGAGGCCGAGAACATCCGCGTCAACGCCGGCATGGTCCGCGACGTCCTCGAGGCGGTCCGTCCGGCCGGCAGCGTGCGTCACGTGGCTCTGCTGACCGGGCTCAAGCACTACCTCGGCCCCTTCGAGGCCTACGGCCAGGGCGAGGTCCCGGACACGCCGTTCCACGAGGACGAGGCACGGCTCGACCACCCCAACTTCTATTACGCCCAAGAGGACGAGCTCTTCGCCGGCGCGCAGCGCGACGGCTTCACCTGGAGCGTCCACCGGGCGCACACGATCATCGGCTACGCGCTCGGCAACGCGATGAACATGGGCCAGACGCTCGCCGCACAGGCCGCGATCTGCCGCGAGCGCGGCGTGCCGATGGTCTTCCCCGGGTCGCGGACCCAGTGGGACGGCGTGACCGACATGACCGACGCCGGCCTGCTGGCCGAGCAGCTCCTGTGGGCGGCCACCACACCGGCGGCGGCCGACACGGCGTTCAACGTCGCCAACGGCGACGTCTTCCGCTGGCGCTGGCTGTGGCCCCGGCTGGCCGCGCGGCTCGGTGTCGAGGCCGAGGGGTACGACGCCGAGCCGCGGCCGCTCGCGGAGCAGATGGTGGACGCCGGGCCGGTGTGGGCGGCGCTCGCCGAGCGGGAGAGCCTGCGCGAGCGCGACCTGGACCGGGTCGCCTCCTGGTGGCACACCGACGGCGACCTCGGTCGCGAGATGGAGTGCCTGACCGACCTGGCTCGCAGCCGGGCCGCGGGCTTCACCGGCTACCGCTCGACGCTCGCCTGCTTCCTCGACCTCTTCGACCGCCTCGAGGCCGACGGGGTGGTGCCGGCACCGCCCGTGTGA
- a CDS encoding ATP-binding cassette domain-containing protein: protein MSATLVAKNLSGGHAHRTLFEALDLTVAPGDVVGVVGANGAGKSTLLRILAGATEPLDGTVSAAPSDAFVGWLPQEHERVPGETVAGYLARRTGTAAATEAMEATAEALGSDSPTAADEYAVALDHWLASGASDLDDRIGPVLADLGLDTGTDALMTSLSGGQAARAALAALLLSRFDVVLLDEPTNDLDLAGLERLEAFVRGLRAGVVLVSHDREFLSRCVTRIVELDLAQHQVAVYDGGYDAFLEERAIARRHAREAYEEYAATKADLVGRARTQREWSSQGVRNAMKKSPDNDKIRRKASMESSEKQAQKVRQMESRIARLDEVEEPRKEWVLQFSIGSAPRSSSVVATLNEAAVALGDFRFGPASLQVNARDRIGITGPNGAGKTTLLRLLLGRLAPDTGSAALGASVAVGEIDQARTGLAEDALLGDAVEAAVPDLSPADVRTLLAKFGLKADQVGSRVDRLSPGERTRAGLALLQARGVNLLVLDEPTNHLDLPAIEQLEEALAGYDGALLLVSHDRRLLESVALDQRWDVVDGRVTVR from the coding sequence GTGAGTGCCACCCTCGTCGCGAAGAACCTGTCCGGGGGCCACGCCCACCGCACCCTCTTCGAGGCGCTCGACCTGACCGTCGCTCCCGGCGACGTCGTCGGCGTCGTGGGGGCCAACGGGGCCGGCAAGTCGACGCTGCTGCGGATCCTCGCCGGTGCGACCGAGCCGCTCGACGGCACCGTCTCGGCCGCGCCGTCCGACGCCTTCGTCGGCTGGCTCCCGCAGGAGCACGAGCGGGTGCCCGGCGAGACCGTGGCGGGCTACCTGGCCCGACGCACCGGCACCGCCGCGGCGACGGAGGCGATGGAGGCGACCGCCGAGGCGCTGGGCTCCGACTCCCCCACGGCCGCCGACGAGTACGCCGTGGCGCTCGACCACTGGCTGGCCAGCGGTGCCTCGGACCTCGACGACCGGATCGGGCCGGTGCTCGCGGACCTCGGCCTCGACACCGGCACCGACGCCCTGATGACGTCGCTGTCCGGCGGCCAGGCGGCCCGGGCCGCGCTGGCGGCGCTGCTGCTCAGCCGCTTCGACGTGGTGCTGCTCGACGAGCCCACCAACGACCTCGACCTCGCCGGCCTCGAGCGGCTCGAGGCCTTCGTCCGCGGCCTGCGCGCCGGCGTCGTCCTGGTCTCGCACGACCGCGAGTTCCTCTCCCGGTGCGTGACCCGGATCGTCGAGCTGGACCTCGCCCAGCACCAGGTGGCGGTCTACGACGGTGGCTACGACGCGTTCCTCGAGGAGCGCGCGATCGCCCGTCGGCACGCCCGCGAGGCCTACGAGGAGTACGCCGCCACGAAGGCCGACCTGGTCGGCCGGGCGCGCACCCAGCGGGAGTGGAGCTCGCAGGGCGTGCGCAACGCGATGAAGAAGAGCCCGGACAACGACAAGATCCGCCGCAAGGCCAGCATGGAGTCGTCGGAGAAGCAGGCCCAGAAGGTCCGCCAGATGGAGTCGCGGATCGCCCGGCTCGACGAGGTCGAGGAGCCGCGCAAGGAGTGGGTGCTGCAGTTCAGCATCGGCTCCGCGCCGCGCTCGAGCTCGGTGGTGGCGACGCTCAACGAGGCGGCCGTCGCGCTCGGCGACTTCCGCTTCGGGCCGGCCAGCCTGCAGGTCAACGCGCGGGACCGCATCGGCATCACCGGCCCGAACGGCGCCGGCAAGACCACGCTGCTGCGGCTGCTGCTCGGCCGCCTGGCGCCCGACACCGGGTCGGCCGCGCTGGGTGCCTCGGTCGCCGTGGGCGAGATCGACCAGGCCCGCACCGGGCTCGCGGAGGACGCGCTGCTGGGGGACGCGGTCGAGGCCGCCGTACCCGACCTCAGCCCCGCGGACGTGCGCACCCTGCTCGCGAAGTTCGGCCTCAAGGCCGACCAGGTGGGCAGCCGCGTCGACCGCCTCTCCCCAGGCGAGCGGACCCGGGCCGGGCTCGCCCTGCTGCAGGCCCGCGGCGTCAACCTGCTCGTCCTCGACGAGCCGACCAACCACCTCGACCTGCCGGCGATCGAGCAGCTCGAGGAGGCGCTGGCGGGCTACGACGGCGCGCTCCTGCTCGTCTCGCACGACCGGCGGCTGCTCGAGTCCGTCGCGCTCGACCAGCGCTGGGACGTCGTCGACGGCCGGGTCACCGTGCGCTGA
- a CDS encoding Rieske (2Fe-2S) protein — MEHDAQGFSRRGLMVAGAGTALAVTVVAGCSSSDGTTAADPGGSPNASPTTSTPKDGSLAQLADIPVGGAVSATGPDGKPVIVAQPTAGKVVAFSAICTHQGCTVAPQGSVIKCPCHGSTYDLATGDNTGGPAPSPLAAIPVTVRDGAVVEA; from the coding sequence ATGGAGCACGACGCACAGGGATTCTCACGCCGCGGACTCATGGTCGCGGGGGCCGGCACCGCGCTCGCGGTGACCGTCGTGGCCGGCTGCAGCAGCAGTGACGGCACGACGGCCGCGGACCCGGGCGGCTCGCCGAACGCCTCGCCGACCACCTCAACCCCCAAGGACGGCTCGCTCGCGCAGCTGGCCGACATCCCGGTCGGGGGCGCGGTCTCCGCGACCGGCCCCGACGGCAAGCCCGTGATCGTCGCGCAGCCCACCGCCGGCAAGGTGGTCGCCTTCTCGGCGATCTGCACCCACCAGGGCTGCACGGTCGCTCCGCAGGGCTCGGTCATCAAGTGCCCCTGCCACGGCTCGACCTACGACCTCGCGACCGGCGACAACACCGGCGGACCGGCGCCTTCGCCACTCGCCGCGATCCCGGTCACGGTCCGGGACGGTGCGGTCGTCGAGGCCTGA
- a CDS encoding VOC family protein — protein MSIVNSTGYAHVRLTVTDIARSRAFYDQVFGWPAAIDASDKTDEPGVKESPEQFYGGVIYQTPQGTLFGLRPVGSQTFDSATTGLDHVSFAVDSRDELVRAEAGLAEAGIAHGEIIDLPDAGLAILSFQDPDDINIELTAPLG, from the coding sequence ATGAGCATCGTGAACAGCACCGGCTACGCCCATGTCCGCCTCACCGTCACCGACATCGCCCGGTCCCGGGCCTTCTACGACCAGGTCTTCGGCTGGCCCGCCGCCATCGACGCCTCCGACAAGACCGACGAGCCCGGCGTCAAGGAGTCGCCGGAGCAGTTCTACGGCGGCGTGATCTACCAGACCCCGCAGGGCACCCTCTTCGGCCTGCGCCCGGTCGGCTCGCAGACCTTCGACTCGGCGACCACGGGGCTCGACCACGTGAGCTTCGCCGTCGACTCGCGCGACGAGCTCGTCCGGGCCGAGGCCGGGCTCGCCGAGGCCGGCATCGCCCACGGCGAGATCATCGACCTGCCGGACGCCGGGCTGGCGATCCTGTCCTTCCAGGACCCCGACGACATCAACATCGAGCTCACCGCTCCCCTGGGCTGA
- a CDS encoding alpha/beta fold hydrolase, giving the protein MSDENQKNGHNLHVVDSQGDGRPVVLIHGWPLSGASWSEQVPALKDAGYRVVTYDRRGFGQSDPGDGYGYDALADDLDNILTDLDLSDVTLVGFSMGGGEIARYVSRHGEDRLHSVVFAAAVPPYLLQSDDNPDGPLTVEAAGEMRAGLEQDRDAFFDEFTTAFFSAGDDLKVTEEQRQDAITLAQQSDQEAALGCMEAFGTTDFREDLPKITVPTLVIHGDSDGTVPFEGSGKRTHEAIEGSELVVVEGGPHGLNVSHADEFNRALLAFLEK; this is encoded by the coding sequence ATGAGCGACGAGAACCAGAAGAACGGCCACAACCTGCACGTCGTGGACAGCCAGGGCGACGGCCGGCCGGTCGTGCTGATCCACGGCTGGCCGCTGTCCGGCGCGTCCTGGTCCGAGCAGGTCCCCGCCCTCAAGGACGCGGGCTACCGCGTCGTGACCTACGACCGCCGCGGCTTCGGCCAGTCCGACCCCGGCGACGGCTACGGGTACGACGCCCTCGCGGACGACCTCGACAACATCCTCACCGACCTCGACCTGAGCGACGTCACGCTCGTCGGGTTCTCGATGGGCGGCGGCGAGATCGCCCGCTACGTCTCGCGGCACGGCGAGGACCGGCTGCACAGCGTGGTCTTCGCGGCCGCGGTGCCGCCGTACCTCCTCCAGTCCGACGACAACCCGGACGGCCCGCTCACCGTGGAGGCCGCCGGCGAGATGAGGGCCGGGCTCGAGCAGGACCGCGACGCGTTCTTCGACGAGTTCACGACCGCCTTCTTCTCCGCGGGCGACGACCTCAAGGTCACCGAGGAGCAGCGCCAGGACGCCATCACGCTGGCGCAGCAGTCGGACCAGGAGGCGGCGCTCGGCTGCATGGAGGCCTTCGGCACGACCGACTTCCGTGAGGACCTGCCGAAGATCACCGTCCCCACGCTGGTGATCCACGGCGACAGCGACGGCACCGTGCCGTTCGAGGGCTCCGGCAAGCGCACCCACGAGGCGATCGAGGGCAGCGAGCTGGTCGTCGTCGAGGGCGGGCCGCACGGGCTCAACGTCAGCCACGCCGACGAGTTCAACCGCGCGCTGCTGGCCTTCCTGGAGAAGTAG
- a CDS encoding ribonuclease H family protein, whose amino-acid sequence MTITAAADGSALGNPGPAGWGWYVDEDCWAVGGWARGTNNMAELTAVLDLLQQTAHLDEDLLVYCDSTYVINSITKWMAGWKRKGWKKGDGKPVLNIEIMQALDAAMNGRRVKFAWVKGHSGHPLNEAADRLANGAAQAWRSGAAPDGGPGFPGAVTHHPEPAPKPPAYDDADLFSGL is encoded by the coding sequence GTGACGATCACGGCAGCAGCGGACGGTTCAGCGCTCGGCAACCCCGGCCCGGCGGGCTGGGGCTGGTACGTCGACGAGGACTGCTGGGCGGTCGGCGGCTGGGCCCGCGGCACCAACAACATGGCCGAGCTGACCGCCGTCCTGGACCTGCTGCAGCAGACCGCGCACCTCGACGAGGACCTGCTCGTCTACTGCGACAGCACCTACGTCATCAACTCGATCACCAAGTGGATGGCCGGCTGGAAGCGCAAGGGCTGGAAGAAGGGCGACGGCAAGCCCGTCCTCAACATCGAGATCATGCAGGCGCTCGACGCCGCGATGAACGGGCGGCGCGTGAAGTTCGCCTGGGTCAAGGGCCACTCCGGCCACCCGCTCAACGAGGCGGCCGACCGGCTCGCCAACGGCGCCGCGCAGGCGTGGAGGAGCGGCGCGGCCCCCGACGGCGGCCCGGGTTTCCCCGGTGCCGTGACGCACCACCCCGAGCCGGCCCCCAAGCCGCCGGCGTACGACGACGCGGACCTGTTCAGCGGCCTCTGA
- a CDS encoding CHRD domain-containing protein, with amino-acid sequence MTTTPAPVRRHRTTLALAAATGAAALALTALAPAGPADAGDDARPSGATHRAAQRLEAVLRPSGDPDGSGEAHLTLNQARGRVCATITWQDVATPDSAHVHRRSDGQVVVDLSDAVTGGPRCTTGVGHRTIGRILAHPRRYYVNVHNATYPAGAIQGTLHR; translated from the coding sequence ATGACCACGACACCCGCGCCGGTACGCCGGCACCGCACCACCCTCGCCCTCGCGGCCGCCACGGGAGCGGCCGCGCTGGCGCTGACGGCACTCGCCCCGGCCGGGCCGGCCGACGCCGGCGACGACGCCAGGCCCTCGGGGGCCACCCACCGGGCGGCCCAGCGGCTGGAGGCGGTGCTGCGCCCCAGCGGCGACCCGGACGGCTCCGGCGAGGCGCACCTGACCCTGAACCAGGCCCGCGGGCGGGTCTGCGCGACGATCACCTGGCAGGACGTGGCGACCCCCGACTCCGCGCACGTCCACCGCCGCTCGGACGGCCAGGTCGTCGTCGACCTGAGCGACGCCGTCACCGGTGGGCCGCGGTGCACCACCGGGGTGGGCCACCGCACGATCGGCCGGATCCTGGCGCACCCGCGGAGGTACTACGTGAACGTCCACAACGCGACGTACCCCGCCGGTGCGATCCAGGGCACCCTGCACCGCTGA
- a CDS encoding hemerythrin domain-containing protein — MSTDAIVLLKDEHKLIRKAFTDFEKAGENAHAAQGAAVDRIIELLTVHTFIENEVMYPRVRELLPDLEDDVLESYEEHHVADVLVVELAALKPGAERFVAKTTVLIENVRHHMDEEEQEWFPKVREGLGRKALQELGAAMVEARKTAPRSPSQPSALKKTIDAVIS, encoded by the coding sequence ATGTCCACCGACGCCATCGTCCTGCTCAAGGACGAGCACAAGCTGATCCGCAAGGCCTTCACCGACTTCGAGAAGGCCGGCGAGAACGCGCACGCCGCCCAGGGTGCCGCCGTCGACCGGATCATCGAGCTGCTGACGGTCCACACGTTCATCGAGAACGAGGTGATGTACCCCCGCGTCCGCGAGCTGCTCCCCGACCTGGAGGACGACGTCCTCGAGTCCTACGAGGAGCACCACGTCGCCGACGTCCTGGTCGTCGAGCTGGCCGCCCTGAAGCCCGGTGCCGAGCGCTTCGTCGCCAAGACCACCGTGCTCATCGAGAACGTCCGGCACCACATGGACGAGGAGGAGCAGGAGTGGTTCCCGAAGGTCCGCGAGGGCCTCGGCCGCAAGGCACTCCAGGAGCTCGGCGCCGCCATGGTCGAGGCCCGCAAGACCGCCCCGCGGAGCCCGTCGCAGCCCAGCGCCCTCAAGAAGACGATCGACGCGGTCATCTCCTGA